The sequence AGGGGATGTCCGCCGGTGGATGGGAGGCGCTGATTAAGCTCGCCGTGTGGTGCATGATCCTGGGGGTAGCCGCCAGGTACTACATGCGGTGGGAGACGCACCGGTAATCATCCGTTGATTTGGTGGTGCCGGGACCCTGCCCGCCCCCGTCAGTTCACTCCCCGCGAATGTCCGCAGCCAACCCCGCCACACAACCGAGGTTTAACGCTCGTGAAGTCCATCCTCCCGGCCAGTTCCACGGCGCGGTACGCGCTGATGACGCGCACCTCCCTCCAGGTCAGTTACGCGTGCTTCTTCCTGGTTTTCGCTGTCGTGTTCTATGACGGTTATCAAAGCAAGTACACGGCGACCGAGGGATTGTTCCCTCTACTTGTGTCCATGGGCGCCATGGTGGCGGCCACCTTGCTGGGGTTGGTGGAGTTCGGCATAGCCCCGCGACTGCACGTAGATAAACCGGCCAACAACCCCAGGCGGTTCCTTGGGAGCATGGCACTATGCGCCGCAATCATCGCCGTGGGCCTCTTCGCCCTGACCGTGGGCAGTGAGGTGTGGCGGGTCGCCGGTTACTACTCGGCGGTGTGGTCGGCAATCACCCTGGGCTTCGCTTTTATCCCATGGTTATCGCACAAGTGGTGGTGGTGGCTAGGCCTGGCGGTAATCATCACCGTGTTCTGCCGCCGATGGGGCCTGTGGCCACCTCTGATCGGCGTGTTGAGTTCCACCCCAACGACGCTGCTCTCGGCATGGGGTATGGACGTCATCCGAGAACTCGAAAGATCCCGCAGATTGGAAGCGAGCCTCAGAGTCTCCGAAGAACGCCTGCGTATTGCCCAGGAGCTCCACGACACGATGGGCCAGCACCTGGCGGCGATTTCCGTTAAGGCCGAACTCGCTAAGGCCCTGGCGCAGCGGGATGACAGCCGGTTCTTAGATGAGATCAAAGCCATTCAGCAGTTGGCTGCAACATCCACGGCCGAAATGCGGCAGGTGGTTCAGGGTTATCGCGAAATTGATCTATCGGTTGAGTGGTATCGGTCCATCGAATTGTTGAAGCAGGCGGGGATCGAGGTCTGCGCTGAAGGGTCGCCGACGGCTGTGCCGCAGCGGTTCCATGTTCTCGCTGCCTGGTTCATCCGGGAAGCGGCCACCAACGTCCTGCGCCATTCACAAGCTACCCACACGAAGTTCCGGGTTTCCGAAAAGGAGATCTCCGTGTACAACGACGGTGCACACCTCCCGGTGGGTCCACCGGGTGGGTTGGACTCAATTCGCCGCCGGGGTGAGGCCCTCGGCACTACCGTTACGCTGCAGCGGGACCCTCGGGGCACCTTCCTTGTCACCCTGGGCCTGCCTGAACAAAGAGAGGCCTAAACCATGCCGATCCGGGTCGCTATCGCCGACGACGAGGAGCTAATAGCCAGCTCGCTAGGCACGCTGCTGTCCCTCGAAGAGGATATCGATCTGGTGCGAACCTGCAGCTCCGGGGAGGAACTGGTGGCGTGGTGCGCCACTCACCCCGTGGACGTGTGTGTCGTGGACTTCCAGATGGGTGGCATGGACGGGGTAGACACGGCGAAGCGGCTGCGAGCTCAGAACGAAAACGCCGCGGTCATGATCGTGACCAGCCACGCCCGGCCCCGGGGGCTTAAACGCGCGCTGCGGGCCGGTGTTCGCGGGTTCCTGCCCAAGACCGCGAGTGCTGAGGAATTCGCCGCGGCGGTCCGGACGGTTTACGGGGGGCGGCGTCATATAGATCCAGACGTTGCCGCAGCCGCCATAGACGCCGGAGAATCACCGCTCACCGACAGGGAGACGGAGCTACTGGAACTGGCGGGGCGGGGTAATTCGGTGGACGAGCTCGCCGCAAGCGTGCGACTGGCACCCGGAACCGTGCGGAACTACCTCAGCTCGGCAATGGCAAAACTCGGCGCGGCCAACCGGTTCGACGCCTACCAGCGCGCCCGGGAACGCGGCTGGCTCTGACTCTCGGCGGACCCGCGCGGCATGCAACGGGCACCGAAACTCTGGGCAAACGCTACGCAACGCACCGGGCCCCACCCACTTTTCCGCCACTAAGCTAGGGACCCATGAGCCACCTGCTGTCCCCCTTCATCTCGGGGGAAGAACTCCTCGCCGCCTACAACCGCGGCGAGCGCATGACCATCATCGATTCCCACTGGGCGAAGTCCGAGAACAGCGCATGGGAAGCCTATGCGGGGCAGCACATCCCCGGCGCCATGTTCTGTAACCCCCTTCAACACCTCGCGGCCATTCCCACCCGGGAGTACGGGCGAAACCCCCTGCCGAGCGTCAAGGACCTGCAGAAGAGCTTCGACGACTGGGGCGTGAAACAGGACCGGCAGGTCGTGATCTACGATGCGGGCTCCAACCTCTACGCCGCCCGGGCCTGGTGGGTGTTCCGGTGGGCAGGGGTGGACAACGTGCGGATCCTCAACGGGGGGACGAAGGCGTGGGAGGCCGCCGGCGGGGACGTGGCCGGGGGCATCGGTGCGCTGCGGGGGCGGGGGGACGTCACCGTCAAACCGGGCAGCATGCCGCAGCTATTCATCGACGACGTGGAGAGTTTCGCGGAGCACCATCTGCTCGTGGATGCCCGCGAGAATTCTCGGTTCACCGGGAAGAAGGAGCAGTTCGATCACCAGGCCGGTCATATTCCCGGTGCCGTCAATATTCCGGTCAAGGAATTTCAGGACGCCAATGGCACGATCGCTGGGCCCGAAACCGTTCGCGACGTGCTAAGCCGCCACGGGATCACGGACGGGCGTAGCGTGGCGGTCTACTCCGGCTCCGGGCTGCACTCCTCCCTGTTCCTGGCGGTGATGGAATACGCGGGGATTTACGGGGCCCGCAACTTCATTGGCGGCTGGTCGCAGTGGTCGGCCATCCCCACCAAACCGATCGTTCGGGGGGAGTAAACTCCCGGAACATGTCCCGTCGCATCCTGTGCCTGCTGTGCGTGGTGTGGATGCTGCTGGCCGTCACTGGCTTGCCGCGGGTGATCGGTAGCGTGGCTGTCCACCAGATTGCCGCAACGTACTTCCTCATACTGCTGGCACTACAGGCGCTGCCCTTGTTGATGACGCATCACGGTACCTATGGGCACAGGCTGCACCCAGTCAACGTGTTCTACGGGGCGATGGCGCTCGCGGGCATAGTGGGCACCTTGCTGCTGGCCCTGGCCTTCGGCATCGGGGGAGGGCCCGGGTTGACGATCATCGCGGGGGCCCTGCTGTTCACCGGGGTGGTGGGGTCCGCGGTCTTGGCGTTCTTCGCCACCCCGTGGAGGGATTGGACTTTCCCACAGCGGGAGCGCGAATACCTAGCGCGGTTCGGGGGACCGGATCGCAGGAGGTGAGTCCTGCTCTGCCTAGGGATCTGTCCCATTCGCCCGCTATCATTGGTCGCAACAACTTCACAACACGCCGCTATCAGCCACGGTGGGAGAGGCCCGGACGTTTCAGCGCCGGCCGCCGACGGAGCAAACTCCTCCCCGAGCCAATCTCTCAGGCCCCCGTACCGCCGTGGCAAGGCAACTCTGGAAAGACCCGCGCGCCGTCGTCCGCGCGCGAGCGCCGAAGGAGCACAAACTCTCAGGTACCGAAGACAGAGCGGGGAGGAACGTTTCGACGCGCCCGACGGACCCGAAAAGAAAGTTCCTCAGCCCATGGCTTCAGCTCACGATGTTTTTGCCACCCGCCATATCGGCCCAAATCCCGCCGATACCAGGGAGATCCTGTCCAGCCTTGGTTTCGACACCGCCGCCGACCTGGCGGACGCAGCCATCCCCCGCAGCATCAAGCAGCAGGGCCCCATCGGGCTTCCCCCAGCCCTCGACGAGGTGGAAACCCTCGCCGCTCTCCGGCGCTTCGCCGCTAAGAACGTCACTAAGAAACAACTGATCGGGGCCGGGTACTACGACACCATCACCCCCGCAGTGATCCGCCGCAACGTCGTGGAAAACCCGGCGTGGTACACGGCCTACACGCCCTACCAACCGGAAATCTCCCAGGGTCGGCTCGAGGCCCTTCTCAACTTCCAGACCGCGGTGCAGGATCTGACGGGGCTCAGCACCGCCGGCGCATCCCTCCTCGACGAAGCTACCGCCGTGGCCGAAGCCGTCCAGATGATGGCCCGGGCCAACACCAAGGCAGCCAAGGCCGGGGGCGTGGTCCTGCTCGATGCCGCGCTCCACCAGCAGTCCCTGTCCGTCACGCTGGCGCGGGCGGAAGCGGCGGGCATCCCGGTGGAGATCGTGGACGTCAACGAAGACACGGAACTACCGGAGAACCTCGTGGGCGCCGTCATCTCCAACCCCGGCAGCACCGGCCTCGTCCGCGACATCTCCGGCACCATCGAAGCA comes from Corynebacterium heidelbergense and encodes:
- a CDS encoding response regulator transcription factor codes for the protein MPIRVAIADDEELIASSLGTLLSLEEDIDLVRTCSSGEELVAWCATHPVDVCVVDFQMGGMDGVDTAKRLRAQNENAAVMIVTSHARPRGLKRALRAGVRGFLPKTASAEEFAAAVRTVYGGRRHIDPDVAAAAIDAGESPLTDRETELLELAGRGNSVDELAASVRLAPGTVRNYLSSAMAKLGAANRFDAYQRARERGWL
- a CDS encoding sulfurtransferase, which produces MSHLLSPFISGEELLAAYNRGERMTIIDSHWAKSENSAWEAYAGQHIPGAMFCNPLQHLAAIPTREYGRNPLPSVKDLQKSFDDWGVKQDRQVVIYDAGSNLYAARAWWVFRWAGVDNVRILNGGTKAWEAAGGDVAGGIGALRGRGDVTVKPGSMPQLFIDDVESFAEHHLLVDARENSRFTGKKEQFDHQAGHIPGAVNIPVKEFQDANGTIAGPETVRDVLSRHGITDGRSVAVYSGSGLHSSLFLAVMEYAGIYGARNFIGGWSQWSAIPTKPIVRGE
- a CDS encoding sensor histidine kinase, with protein sequence MKSILPASSTARYALMTRTSLQVSYACFFLVFAVVFYDGYQSKYTATEGLFPLLVSMGAMVAATLLGLVEFGIAPRLHVDKPANNPRRFLGSMALCAAIIAVGLFALTVGSEVWRVAGYYSAVWSAITLGFAFIPWLSHKWWWWLGLAVIITVFCRRWGLWPPLIGVLSSTPTTLLSAWGMDVIRELERSRRLEASLRVSEERLRIAQELHDTMGQHLAAISVKAELAKALAQRDDSRFLDEIKAIQQLAATSTAEMRQVVQGYREIDLSVEWYRSIELLKQAGIEVCAEGSPTAVPQRFHVLAAWFIREAATNVLRHSQATHTKFRVSEKEISVYNDGAHLPVGPPGGLDSIRRRGEALGTTVTLQRDPRGTFLVTLGLPEQREA